One genomic region from Haloarcula taiwanensis encodes:
- a CDS encoding NADH oxidase, whose translation MSTSHVIIGDGIAGASAAETIREADPDASVTVLTDEGEALYNRILIKEFAKGKLPEAPISIHEPEWYDERDIDLQLNTHVTDIDPDAHEIQTHEGDTYEYDKLLVATGGTPAQLPVENSDADGIHHFWTFQDARGIREHADEADQGIIVGAGLLGIDLAAVCAAQEIDAKYLMRGNRWWRYALSEDGAEIIHEALEENGVEPVFESGVDHFEVDDDGKVTGAVDPDGNHYDGEWAGVAIGLDFNTEFLNGTGLELDDGVVVDEYMQTNVEDIYAAGDLTQFYDTILDSQAQNGAWGSAKEQGSVAGTNMVADAEEKEFRWVSSYSITHFDFPFLSFGHPTRGDDEAERKYSDSEWRRLAFEDGQLIGGVLIGDLSQQSAFKQLIREERQVADKKELLLEKEVDLEEVKAQTPAPAE comes from the coding sequence ATGAGCACGTCGCACGTAATCATCGGTGACGGCATCGCGGGTGCGTCCGCAGCCGAGACAATCCGGGAAGCGGACCCGGACGCGTCGGTCACAGTCCTGACCGACGAGGGGGAGGCACTGTATAACCGGATCCTCATCAAGGAGTTCGCCAAGGGGAAGCTGCCGGAAGCGCCCATCTCCATTCACGAGCCGGAGTGGTACGACGAGCGCGACATTGACCTGCAGCTGAACACCCACGTCACGGACATCGACCCCGACGCCCACGAGATCCAGACCCACGAGGGCGACACCTACGAGTACGACAAACTGCTCGTCGCGACGGGCGGGACGCCGGCACAGCTCCCGGTCGAGAACAGCGACGCCGACGGCATCCACCACTTCTGGACGTTCCAGGACGCGCGTGGCATCCGCGAGCACGCCGACGAGGCCGACCAGGGCATCATCGTCGGCGCGGGCCTGCTCGGCATCGACCTCGCCGCCGTGTGCGCCGCACAGGAAATCGACGCGAAGTACCTGATGCGTGGCAACCGCTGGTGGCGCTACGCGCTCTCGGAGGACGGCGCAGAGATCATTCACGAGGCGCTCGAAGAGAACGGTGTCGAACCCGTCTTCGAATCCGGCGTCGACCACTTCGAAGTCGATGACGATGGCAAAGTTACCGGTGCGGTCGACCCTGACGGTAACCACTACGACGGCGAATGGGCCGGCGTCGCTATCGGCCTCGATTTCAACACCGAGTTCCTCAACGGGACCGGGCTCGAACTCGACGACGGCGTCGTCGTCGACGAGTACATGCAGACCAACGTCGAGGACATCTACGCCGCGGGCGACCTCACCCAGTTCTACGACACCATCCTCGACTCCCAGGCGCAAAACGGCGCGTGGGGTTCGGCCAAGGAGCAGGGCTCGGTCGCCGGAACGAACATGGTCGCCGACGCCGAGGAGAAGGAGTTCCGCTGGGTCTCCTCGTACTCCATCACGCACTTCGACTTCCCGTTCCTCTCCTTCGGTCACCCGACCCGTGGCGACGACGAGGCCGAACGGAAGTACTCCGACAGCGAGTGGCGGCGGCTCGCGTTCGAGGACGGACAGCTTATCGGCGGCGTGCTGATCGGCGACCTCTCACAGCAGTCGGCGTTCAAACAGCTCATCCGCGAGGAGCGACAGGTCGCCGACAAGAAGGAACTGCTACTGGAGAAGGAAGTGGACCTCGAAGAAGTGAAGGCGCAGACGCCCGCGCCGGCCGAATAA
- a CDS encoding carbamoyl phosphate synthase large subunit, whose protein sequence is MTADEDRTILLIGSGPIKIGQAAEFDYSGAQACRALQEEGARVVLVNSNPATIMTDPEMADKVYLEPINTEAISEIIRKENPDGVIAGLGGQTGLNVTAELAEEGVLDEYDVDVMGTPLDTIYATEDRDLFKQRMEDIGEPVPRSTTITLDEGESVTDLDEESLVDRVEAAVDEVGGLPVIARTTYTLGGSGSGVVDEMDELIERVRKGLRLSRNNEVLITESISGWVELEYEVMRDADDSCIIICNMENIDPMGIHTGESTVVTPSQVIPDEGHQEMRDSALKVIRDLGIQGGCNIQFAWHDDGTPGGEYRVVEVNPRVSRSSALASKATGYPIARVTAKVALGKRLHEIENEITGETTAAFEPAIDYVVTKVPRWPIDKFQDTEFELSTAMKSTGEAMSIGRTFPESLLKALRSSEYNPAADFDEIADAELETEYLEKPTPDRPYAMFEAFCRGYTVEEVVDITDIKEWYVERFKEVADAAEAARDGDYETAAQAGFTDQEITALAGGEFNDTHVSWLPADLDQDGGDEPEVEAATDGSGVQIENVETDTTDRDFKLVDTCAGEFEATTPYYYSTRDPLSGIDRNELQIDPDLESVVVVGGGPIRIGQGVEFDYCSVHAVRALEELGIDAHVVNNNPETVSTDYDTSDGLFFEPVTAEEVADVIEATNADGVMVQFGGQTSVDIGHPLEQELKRRDLDCEIMGTSVDAMDLAEDRDRFNKLMDELGISQAEGGSATSKEEALDLAHDIGYPVLVRPSYVLGGRAMDVVYNDDDLETYIEEAVRVSPDKPILVDEFLADAVELDVDAVADEDDILIGGVMEHVETAGVHSGDSACMIPPRSQEIKDVMPRIREVVEDIADALDTVGLLNVQLAVRDGEVFVLEANPRSSRTVPFISKTAGVPIAKIAAKVMSGASLSDLDVQEQIPEQVSVKEVVLPFDRLPGSDPRLGPEMKSTGEVMGTAGSFGKAYQKAQMAVGKAIPLEGTAIVDLPILGFEEHFDVRDFDDYEDTDAIIDAIQSGEVDLVLSRDRDVLEACVEETVTYFSTHESAEAALEAINSADQPLAVQAIDERPKTQREWGAE, encoded by the coding sequence ATGACAGCGGACGAGGACCGTACAATCCTGCTCATCGGCAGCGGCCCGATCAAGATCGGCCAGGCGGCCGAGTTCGACTACTCCGGCGCACAGGCGTGTCGCGCCCTCCAGGAAGAGGGTGCCCGCGTCGTGCTCGTGAACTCGAACCCGGCGACGATTATGACTGACCCGGAGATGGCGGACAAGGTGTATCTCGAACCCATCAACACTGAGGCCATCTCTGAGATCATCCGAAAAGAAAACCCCGACGGCGTCATCGCCGGTCTGGGCGGCCAGACCGGCCTGAACGTCACGGCCGAACTCGCCGAGGAGGGCGTCCTCGACGAGTACGACGTGGACGTGATGGGGACGCCACTGGACACTATCTACGCGACGGAGGACCGCGACCTGTTCAAACAGCGGATGGAGGACATCGGCGAGCCGGTGCCCCGCTCGACGACCATCACGCTCGACGAGGGCGAGTCGGTCACCGACCTAGACGAGGAGTCGCTGGTCGACCGCGTCGAAGCCGCCGTCGACGAGGTCGGCGGGCTCCCCGTAATCGCACGCACGACGTACACGCTGGGCGGGTCCGGCTCCGGCGTCGTCGACGAGATGGACGAACTCATCGAACGCGTCCGCAAGGGCCTGCGCCTCTCGCGTAACAACGAGGTCCTCATCACCGAGTCCATCTCGGGCTGGGTCGAACTCGAATACGAAGTGATGCGCGACGCCGACGACTCCTGTATCATCATCTGCAACATGGAGAACATCGACCCGATGGGCATCCACACCGGGGAGTCGACCGTCGTCACGCCCTCGCAGGTCATCCCCGACGAGGGCCACCAGGAGATGCGCGACTCCGCGCTGAAGGTCATCCGCGACCTCGGCATCCAGGGCGGCTGTAACATCCAGTTCGCCTGGCACGACGACGGCACGCCCGGCGGCGAGTACCGTGTCGTCGAGGTCAACCCCCGCGTCTCCCGCTCCTCGGCGCTGGCCTCGAAGGCGACCGGCTACCCCATCGCCCGCGTGACAGCGAAGGTCGCGCTCGGCAAACGGCTCCACGAAATCGAGAACGAGATTACCGGCGAGACGACCGCCGCCTTCGAGCCGGCCATCGACTACGTCGTGACGAAGGTGCCACGCTGGCCCATCGACAAGTTCCAGGACACCGAGTTCGAGCTTTCGACGGCGATGAAATCGACCGGCGAGGCGATGTCAATCGGGCGGACCTTCCCCGAGAGCCTGCTGAAGGCGCTTCGCTCCTCGGAGTACAATCCGGCCGCGGACTTCGACGAGATAGCCGACGCGGAACTGGAAACGGAGTACCTCGAGAAGCCGACGCCGGACCGCCCGTACGCGATGTTCGAGGCGTTCTGTCGCGGCTACACCGTCGAGGAAGTCGTCGACATCACCGACATCAAGGAGTGGTACGTCGAGCGGTTCAAGGAGGTCGCCGACGCCGCCGAGGCCGCCCGCGATGGTGACTACGAGACCGCTGCACAGGCCGGCTTCACCGACCAAGAGATAACCGCGCTGGCCGGCGGCGAGTTCAACGACACGCACGTCTCCTGGCTCCCGGCCGACCTTGACCAAGACGGCGGCGACGAGCCGGAAGTCGAGGCGGCGACCGACGGTAGCGGTGTGCAGATCGAGAACGTCGAGACGGACACGACCGACCGCGACTTCAAGCTCGTCGACACCTGCGCCGGCGAGTTCGAGGCGACGACGCCGTACTACTACTCGACGCGAGACCCGCTGTCGGGCATCGACCGCAACGAACTCCAGATAGACCCCGACCTAGAGAGCGTCGTCGTCGTCGGCGGCGGCCCCATCCGCATCGGGCAGGGCGTGGAGTTCGACTACTGCTCGGTCCACGCCGTCCGCGCGCTGGAGGAACTGGGCATCGACGCCCACGTCGTCAACAACAACCCCGAGACGGTCTCGACCGACTACGACACCTCCGACGGGCTGTTCTTCGAGCCGGTCACCGCCGAGGAGGTCGCCGACGTCATCGAGGCGACCAACGCCGACGGCGTGATGGTCCAGTTCGGCGGCCAGACCTCCGTCGACATCGGCCACCCGCTCGAACAGGAACTCAAGCGCCGCGACCTCGACTGTGAGATTATGGGCACGTCCGTCGACGCGATGGACCTCGCCGAGGACCGCGACCGCTTCAACAAACTGATGGACGAACTCGGCATCTCACAGGCCGAGGGCGGCTCCGCGACCTCCAAGGAGGAGGCGCTGGACCTGGCCCACGACATCGGCTACCCGGTCCTCGTGCGCCCGAGCTACGTGCTCGGCGGCCGCGCGATGGACGTTGTCTACAACGACGACGACCTCGAAACGTACATCGAGGAGGCCGTCCGCGTGAGCCCGGACAAGCCGATTCTCGTCGACGAGTTCCTCGCCGACGCCGTCGAACTGGACGTCGACGCTGTCGCCGACGAGGACGACATCCTCATCGGCGGCGTGATGGAACACGTCGAAACCGCCGGCGTCCACTCCGGGGACTCGGCCTGCATGATTCCGCCCCGCTCCCAGGAAATCAAGGACGTGATGCCCCGCATCCGCGAGGTCGTCGAGGACATCGCCGACGCGCTGGATACGGTCGGCCTGCTGAACGTCCAGCTGGCGGTGCGTGACGGCGAGGTGTTCGTCCTCGAAGCGAACCCGCGCTCCTCGCGCACTGTCCCGTTCATCTCCAAGACCGCCGGCGTCCCAATCGCCAAAATCGCCGCCAAGGTGATGTCCGGCGCGTCGCTGTCCGACCTTGACGTGCAGGAGCAGATTCCCGAGCAGGTCTCTGTCAAGGAGGTCGTCCTGCCGTTCGACCGCCTGCCGGGTTCGGACCCGCGTCTCGGCCCCGAGATGAAATCCACCGGCGAGGTCATGGGCACCGCCGGCTCCTTCGGCAAGGCCTACCAGAAGGCCCAGATGGCCGTCGGCAAGGCAATCCCGCTCGAAGGCACGGCCATCGTCGACCTGCCCATCCTCGGCTTCGAGGAGCACTTCGACGTGCGGGACTTCGACGACTACGAGGACACCGACGCCATCATCGACGCCATCCAGAGCGGCGAGGTCGACCTCGTCCTCTCCCG